GGACGGACACGGCGTGGATCTGGACGTTGCCGCTGGAGAAGGTCAGCGAGTGCCGGTCGAAAGGCGGCTCGGATCGGCCGCTGTCCATCAACTCGGCTGCGGCATGGGCGTGTTGGATGCGGTCCTCGACCTCCAGCCGGCGGCCGGCGCGTGCGGCCGACACGGCGGCCCGCAGGTGGAGGGTTCCCCAGGCCCGCACGGCCAGTGGGTCGTTGGCGCGGTACTGGTCCTCAACGCGCCGAAGTGCCTTGTCGGACAGTGTCAGGGCGTCGTCCCAGTCCGCGGTGGCCCACATGTCCCACACCCGCATCCAGTCCGCGACGGCCTCCGTCACCGGGTCGCCGGACAGCCGGGCCGACCACGCGGCCCGCTCGCAGGCCATGGCGATCAGTTCGGGGTGGCCGAGTGCGTGCGCGGCGGTGTGCGCGAACTTGCACTCGATCGTGTAGATCGCGAAGGCCTCCTCGCGCTCGTGGCCGGTGGACACCTCGGCCAGTGCGCGTGCTTCGCGGAGCATGTCCGGAAGTACCTTCAGGATGGCCACGTTGGCGGCCGCGTCCCGCAGCCGGTGCAGACGCTCGGTCTCTCGCCAGAGCTCCGCGGACGTTCGGGGGCTGCCGTCGAAGACGGGCGTGAGGTCGTACCGGCGCAGCTCCCGCAGGATGGCAGCCGCCGAGACCTGCCACTGGTTCTCCGACGCCTTGCCCGCGACGAACGGGCGTTCTATGAGATCGTTGGGGTGGCAGTGGAGGGCTGCCGCGATCTGGTTGATGACGCCTGCCCGGTCGAGCTCGATC
The genomic region above belongs to Streptomyces sp. 1331.2 and contains:
- a CDS encoding helix-turn-helix domain-containing protein, producing MLEERESIGKRVRRARLRLGMTQADLAAAIGRTQGWVSKVEKGAIELDRAGVINQIAAALHCHPNDLIERPFVAGKASENQWQVSAAAILRELRRYDLTPVFDGSPRTSAELWRETERLHRLRDAAANVAILKVLPDMLREARALAEVSTGHEREEAFAIYTIECKFAHTAAHALGHPELIAMACERAAWSARLSGDPVTEAVADWMRVWDMWATADWDDALTLSDKALRRVEDQYRANDPLAVRAWGTLHLRAAVSAARAGRRLEVEDRIQHAHAAAELMDSGRSEPPFDRHSLTFSSGNVQIHAVSVQLEMGDHAKALVLNERADPQKIAALPGSRRGHHQMDLARAWLWDGNRDKALQALEAAEKIAPQLVRNHPIARATLRKIVYAERSATREKLRHMSDRFHLDG